From the genome of Amycolatopsis sp. NBC_01488, one region includes:
- a CDS encoding NCS2 family permease: MTQVEIHEPEIGEVPEPPQRRSLLDKLFELRARQSTIGREVRGGVTTFVAMAYIVLLNPLILGASADITGAHLSPAQVTTATALAAAVMTILMGVVGNAPLALAAGLGINGIVAFQMAPEMTWPQAFGLVVLEGVCIVLMAVSGVRERIMNAIPRPLKTAITVGIGLYIALVGLVSAGFVSRVPDAADSPVPVRLGSDGHLNGWPIVVFCLGLLLMIVLMARKVPGAVLISIGVATVFAVVLHDGFGVGGWGRTDPALPDHVVAAPDFGLFGHIDLFGGFASAGALAATVFLFTLVLSGFFDAMGTITSVSDEAGLSKNGKVPRMGRILLVDGAGAIAGGVTGSSPNTVFLESAAGVGEGARTGLASVVTGLLFAGTLLFTPLAGVVPAQAAAPALVVIGGMMVAQCRTIPWQDPDYTIPVFLTAALIPFTYSITNGVGAGLIAFVLIKIGRGKWREAGWLLSLLALVFAVYFAVDGVEALFR, from the coding sequence ATGACCCAGGTAGAAATCCACGAACCCGAGATCGGCGAAGTACCCGAACCACCCCAGCGCCGATCCCTGCTCGACAAGCTGTTCGAGCTGCGCGCCCGGCAGAGCACGATCGGCCGTGAAGTCCGCGGCGGCGTCACGACGTTCGTCGCGATGGCGTACATCGTGCTGCTCAACCCGCTCATCCTCGGCGCCTCCGCCGACATCACCGGCGCGCACCTCTCGCCCGCACAGGTCACCACCGCGACGGCGCTGGCCGCCGCCGTGATGACGATCCTCATGGGGGTCGTCGGCAACGCGCCCCTCGCGCTGGCCGCCGGCCTCGGCATCAACGGCATCGTCGCCTTCCAGATGGCCCCGGAGATGACCTGGCCCCAGGCGTTCGGGCTGGTCGTGCTCGAAGGCGTGTGCATCGTGCTGATGGCCGTCAGCGGCGTCCGCGAGCGGATCATGAACGCCATCCCGCGGCCGCTCAAGACGGCCATCACCGTCGGGATCGGGCTCTACATCGCGCTCGTCGGCCTGGTCAGCGCCGGGTTCGTGAGCCGGGTGCCGGACGCGGCCGACAGCCCGGTGCCGGTGCGCCTGGGCAGCGACGGGCACCTCAACGGCTGGCCGATCGTGGTCTTCTGCCTCGGGCTGCTGCTGATGATCGTGCTGATGGCGCGCAAGGTCCCGGGCGCGGTGCTGATCAGCATCGGTGTCGCGACGGTGTTCGCGGTGGTGCTGCACGACGGCTTCGGCGTCGGCGGCTGGGGCCGCACCGACCCGGCGCTGCCCGACCACGTCGTCGCGGCCCCGGACTTCGGGCTGTTCGGCCACATCGACCTGTTCGGCGGGTTCGCCTCGGCGGGCGCGCTCGCGGCCACGGTCTTCCTGTTCACGCTGGTGCTGTCCGGGTTCTTCGACGCCATGGGCACGATCACCAGCGTCTCGGACGAGGCCGGGCTGTCGAAGAACGGCAAGGTCCCGCGGATGGGCCGGATCCTGCTGGTCGACGGCGCGGGCGCGATCGCGGGCGGTGTCACAGGCTCGTCGCCGAACACGGTGTTCCTGGAGTCCGCCGCCGGGGTCGGCGAGGGGGCCCGGACGGGCCTCGCCAGCGTCGTCACCGGGCTGCTGTTCGCCGGGACGCTGCTGTTCACCCCGCTCGCCGGAGTCGTCCCGGCCCAGGCCGCGGCGCCCGCGCTGGTGGTCATCGGCGGCATGATGGTCGCCCAGTGCCGCACCATCCCGTGGCAGGACCCGGATTACACGATCCCGGTGTTCCTCACCGCGGCCCTGATCCCGTTCACCTATTCGATCACCAACGGCGTCGGCGCCGGCCTGATCGCGTTCGTGCTGATCAAGATCGGCCGCGGCAAGTGGCGCGAGGCCGGCTGGCTGCTTTCCCTGCTCGCGCTGGTGTTCGCGGTGTACTTCGCCGTCGACGGCGTCGAAGCCCTCTTCCGCTAA
- a CDS encoding allophanate hydrolase-related protein, translating to MALMFFNGGAMRGEPLHHLLDGSPFVATAETAPKYRFYAVGEQCPALYPVSHGGAAVTGEVYDVSLDDLRDKVLPAEPHELELGVVELADGSSAFAMLLRRPYTSHVALRDITEVGDWRAFKASA from the coding sequence GTGGCCCTGATGTTCTTCAACGGCGGTGCCATGCGCGGCGAACCGCTGCACCACCTCCTCGACGGCTCGCCGTTCGTGGCGACCGCGGAGACCGCGCCGAAGTACCGGTTCTACGCCGTCGGCGAGCAGTGCCCGGCGCTGTACCCGGTGTCGCACGGCGGCGCGGCGGTGACCGGCGAGGTGTACGACGTCTCGCTGGACGACCTGCGGGACAAGGTCCTCCCGGCCGAGCCGCACGAGCTGGAGCTGGGTGTCGTCGAGCTGGCGGACGGCAGTTCGGCGTTCGCCATGCTGCTGCGGCGGCCCTACACCTCGCACGTCGCCCTGCGGGACATCACGGAGGTCGGCGACTGGCGGGCGTTCAAGGCGAGCGCGTGA
- a CDS encoding glycerate kinase, translated as MRVLVAPDKFKGSLTAAEVASAVASGLADVHPALEVQALPVADGGDGTVDAAVAAGFRRVRVPARGPTGVPVTASYAVRGDTAVVELAEASGLHRLPGAPAPLTATSAGTGDVLAAAMRAGCRRIVLGVGGSACTDGGAGMLAALGAWLLDSAGRDLPPGGEALSRLASLDLSRLDVSDVDIELASDVDNPLYGLRGAAFVYGPQKGASPDDVETLDAALRHWASHAGPAFADRPGAGAAGGVGFAAMAVLGARMRPGIELLLELLGFDAALSGASLVVTGEGSLDTQTLSGKAPAGVARAAAAKGIPCVAVSGRCQLTSVELAEAGISAAYALTDLEPDPARCMAEAAPLLRRLAHRVAVDRLSP; from the coding sequence GTGAGGGTCCTCGTCGCGCCGGACAAGTTCAAGGGGTCGCTGACCGCGGCCGAGGTGGCGTCGGCGGTGGCTTCCGGCCTCGCCGACGTCCACCCCGCACTCGAGGTCCAGGCCCTTCCGGTGGCCGACGGCGGCGACGGCACGGTCGACGCCGCCGTCGCCGCCGGGTTCCGGCGCGTGCGAGTCCCGGCTCGGGGCCCGACGGGAGTGCCGGTGACGGCGTCCTACGCGGTCCGCGGCGATACCGCCGTCGTCGAGCTGGCGGAGGCGTCGGGGCTGCACCGGCTGCCCGGCGCGCCGGCACCGCTCACCGCGACCAGCGCGGGCACCGGCGACGTGCTCGCCGCCGCGATGCGGGCGGGCTGCCGCCGGATCGTCCTCGGCGTCGGCGGCAGCGCCTGCACCGACGGCGGCGCGGGCATGCTGGCCGCGCTGGGGGCCTGGTTGCTGGACTCCGCCGGGCGGGACCTCCCGCCCGGCGGCGAGGCGTTGTCTCGGCTCGCTTCGCTGGATCTGTCCCGGTTGGACGTGTCCGATGTGGACATCGAGCTGGCGAGCGATGTCGACAACCCGCTCTACGGGCTGCGCGGTGCCGCTTTCGTCTACGGACCGCAGAAAGGCGCATCTCCCGACGACGTCGAGACGCTCGACGCGGCATTGCGGCACTGGGCGTCGCACGCCGGTCCGGCGTTCGCGGACCGGCCGGGCGCGGGTGCGGCCGGGGGAGTGGGCTTCGCCGCCATGGCGGTGCTCGGCGCGCGGATGCGTCCGGGCATCGAGCTGCTGCTCGAACTGCTCGGCTTCGACGCGGCCCTGTCCGGAGCGTCACTGGTCGTCACCGGCGAAGGTTCGCTGGACACGCAGACGTTGTCCGGAAAGGCCCCGGCCGGGGTGGCCCGGGCCGCGGCGGCGAAGGGCATCCCGTGTGTGGCGGTGTCCGGACGCTGTCAGCTGACCTCCGTGGAGCTGGCCGAGGCGGGCATCTCGGCCGCGTACGCGCTGACCGACCTCGAGCCGGACCCGGCGCGGTGCATGGCCGAGGCGGCGCCCCTGCTGCGCCGCCTCGCCCACCGCGTCGCCGTGGACCGGCTGAGTCCATGA
- a CDS encoding aldo/keto reductase, protein MRTRTLGRTGPAVSALGLGLMGMSDLYGPADETESVATIHAALDAGLTLLDTGDFYGMGHNELLLRDALRGRDRDKAVISVKFGALRGPDGAWLGNDGRPEAVKTFLAYSLRRLGTDHVDVYRPARLDPAVPIEDQIGALAELVQAGYIRHIGLSEVGAETLRRAAAVHPISDLQIEYSLLSRGIEAEILPAARELGIGVTAYGVLSRGLLSGHWTPARELSAGDFRGFSPRFQGENLDRNLALTDALGKLAAAKGVTTAQLAIGWVAAQGDDIVPLVGARTRARLAESLGADLELTAGDLAEIEAAVPAGAAAGDRYAAAQLDHLDSEK, encoded by the coding sequence ATGCGCACTCGCACCCTCGGCCGGACCGGTCCGGCCGTCAGCGCCCTCGGCCTCGGCCTGATGGGCATGTCCGACCTGTACGGCCCGGCCGACGAGACCGAGTCGGTCGCGACGATCCACGCCGCCCTCGACGCCGGCCTCACCCTGCTCGACACCGGTGACTTCTACGGCATGGGCCACAACGAGCTGCTGCTGCGTGACGCACTCCGCGGCCGCGACCGCGACAAGGCGGTGATCAGCGTCAAGTTCGGCGCGCTACGCGGACCGGACGGCGCCTGGCTCGGCAACGACGGCCGCCCGGAGGCCGTCAAGACGTTCCTCGCCTACAGCCTGCGCCGCCTCGGCACCGACCACGTCGACGTCTACCGACCGGCCCGGCTCGACCCGGCCGTGCCGATCGAAGACCAGATCGGCGCGCTGGCCGAGCTGGTGCAGGCGGGCTACATCCGGCACATCGGCCTGTCCGAGGTCGGCGCGGAGACCCTGCGCCGCGCCGCCGCCGTGCACCCGATCTCGGACCTGCAGATCGAGTACTCGCTGCTCTCGCGCGGGATCGAAGCGGAGATCCTGCCCGCCGCCCGCGAGCTGGGCATCGGCGTCACCGCGTACGGCGTCCTCTCGCGCGGCCTGCTCAGCGGGCACTGGACGCCGGCGCGCGAGCTGAGCGCGGGCGACTTCCGCGGCTTCAGCCCGCGGTTCCAGGGCGAGAACCTCGACCGCAACCTCGCGCTGACCGACGCGCTCGGCAAGCTGGCCGCCGCGAAAGGTGTCACGACCGCGCAGCTCGCCATCGGCTGGGTCGCCGCGCAGGGCGACGACATCGTCCCGCTGGTGGGCGCCCGCACTCGCGCGCGGCTGGCGGAGTCCCTGGGCGCCGACCTCGAACTCACCGCCGGTGACCTGGCGGAGATCGAGGCCGCCGTCCCGGCCGGGGCCGCGGCAGGCGACCGCTACGCTGCCGCCCAGCTCGACCACCTGGACAGCGAGAAGTAG
- a CDS encoding TetR/AcrR family transcriptional regulator: MVTKTAVDTRERILEAAAALLVAEGRDGLSTRAVSAAAGVQPPALYRLFGDKDGLLDAVAAYGFDEYLTSKRALGSTGDAVEDLRRGWDLHVEFGLSRPEFYVLMYGDARPGRTSPAAREAESMLRSIVERVAAAGRLRVSVDRAARLVHATGMGVVLNLIATPEDERDAELSATARETVLSRILTGAEEPAGSDLPERAIALRAALAGAAALTEAERVLLGEWLDRIADA, from the coding sequence ATGGTGACGAAGACGGCGGTGGACACCCGGGAGCGGATCCTCGAAGCGGCGGCCGCGCTGCTGGTGGCGGAGGGACGCGACGGCCTCTCGACGCGCGCGGTGAGCGCGGCGGCGGGCGTGCAGCCGCCGGCGCTGTACCGGCTCTTCGGCGACAAGGACGGCCTGCTCGACGCGGTCGCCGCGTACGGGTTCGACGAGTACCTGACGAGCAAGCGCGCGCTCGGCTCGACCGGCGACGCCGTCGAGGATCTGCGCCGCGGCTGGGACCTGCACGTCGAATTCGGGCTGTCGCGCCCGGAGTTCTACGTGCTCATGTACGGCGACGCGCGCCCGGGCCGCACGTCGCCGGCCGCCCGGGAAGCCGAGTCGATGTTGCGGAGCATCGTCGAGCGCGTCGCGGCGGCGGGCCGCCTCCGGGTGAGCGTCGACCGCGCGGCGCGGCTGGTGCACGCGACCGGCATGGGCGTGGTGCTGAACCTGATCGCGACGCCGGAAGACGAGCGCGACGCCGAGCTGTCGGCGACGGCCCGCGAAACGGTGCTGAGCCGGATCCTCACCGGCGCCGAAGAGCCCGCTGGGTCCGACCTGCCCGAGCGCGCGATCGCGCTGCGGGCGGCCCTCGCCGGCGCCGCGGCGCTGACCGAGGCCGAGCGAGTGCTGCTCGGCGAGTGGCTGGACCGCATCGCCGACGCCTGA
- a CDS encoding glycoside hydrolase family 15 protein, whose amino-acid sequence MIRWKAVLACAGAGVLLAGALPGTALASGTATDCCGGGASWATGNKSALGTSTTTASPVWFTVANGVTSEVFYPRADVPDMQDMQYVVTDGSSFVDLERDATNHVVTMPDEKALQYTVTNTAKSGKYRITTDYVTDPARSTLVTNTRFQSLDGGSYRLYLLANPSMAGGGSNDNAWWDSSGALMASGTETLFGGAATTVVSALRVSTGFAAHDNGYSGAASDCLADLRADQTLNNQFDAVSGTGNVVQCGQIPVGTDTTFTVALGYGGTAAAASSAASGSLGSGFSAVATSYRSGWNSYVGGLKPAPASVSGDTQRRRAYYVAAMALKTAEDKQHPGASVAGLATPWGDYTSGDQLNDGYHRVWGRDLYQQATGLLADGDSAQAKRMAQFLWTSQWIGSPTAGDGTTYPAGSFPRYSPVSGVTGASAQQLGCCEQLDQDADAILLAWLTGLTDASTYAKVKTTAGHLVATGPDTTERWEEQYGKSPSSVAAEIAGLIAAGAIARANGDTASATSWESTADSWRTSLAGWTVTTSGYWGGHTYYERLDRGGNPNDTATICFDEGCFYEHDVTDFGFLDLVRLGIRPAGDTTIANSVAPTAAASDGNSPVQVTLPNGDVYFHRYPHDNYGESTTSCTGWPAGGSRRFGRLWPVLSGERGEYELANGRSAAVYLKSMADSANDGYFVPEQVWDRADVGCFGLGRPTGSAGPLMWAEGQYLRLAQSMDAGHDLDTPSIVKARYGT is encoded by the coding sequence ATGATCAGGTGGAAAGCGGTCCTGGCCTGCGCCGGAGCGGGAGTTCTGCTGGCCGGGGCCCTGCCGGGCACGGCACTGGCGAGCGGCACCGCGACCGACTGCTGCGGTGGAGGCGCGTCCTGGGCCACGGGCAACAAGTCCGCCCTCGGGACCTCCACGACGACCGCGAGCCCGGTGTGGTTCACCGTGGCCAACGGCGTCACCTCCGAGGTCTTCTACCCCCGCGCCGACGTCCCGGACATGCAGGACATGCAGTACGTCGTCACCGACGGGTCGAGCTTCGTCGACCTGGAGCGCGACGCCACGAACCACGTCGTGACGATGCCCGACGAGAAGGCGCTGCAGTACACCGTCACCAACACCGCGAAGAGCGGCAAGTACCGGATCACCACCGACTACGTCACCGATCCGGCCCGCTCGACCCTGGTCACGAACACGCGGTTCCAGTCGCTCGACGGCGGCAGCTACCGGCTCTACCTTCTGGCCAACCCCTCGATGGCGGGCGGCGGATCCAACGACAACGCCTGGTGGGACTCCTCGGGCGCGCTGATGGCCAGTGGCACCGAGACGCTGTTCGGCGGCGCGGCCACCACGGTCGTCTCCGCACTGCGCGTCTCGACCGGCTTCGCCGCGCACGACAACGGCTACAGCGGCGCGGCCAGCGACTGCCTGGCCGACCTGCGCGCCGACCAGACCCTGAACAACCAGTTCGACGCCGTCTCCGGCACCGGCAACGTCGTCCAGTGTGGACAGATCCCGGTCGGCACGGACACGACCTTCACCGTCGCGCTCGGCTACGGCGGCACCGCGGCGGCCGCCTCGTCGGCGGCGAGCGGCTCGCTGGGCAGCGGGTTCTCCGCCGTGGCGACGTCGTACCGGAGCGGCTGGAACTCCTATGTGGGCGGTCTGAAACCCGCGCCCGCCAGCGTTTCCGGCGACACGCAACGGCGACGCGCCTACTACGTCGCGGCGATGGCGCTCAAGACCGCCGAGGACAAGCAGCACCCGGGCGCGAGCGTCGCGGGCCTGGCGACGCCGTGGGGCGACTACACCAGCGGCGACCAGCTCAACGACGGCTACCACCGCGTCTGGGGCCGCGACCTCTACCAGCAGGCGACCGGGCTCCTGGCCGACGGCGACAGCGCGCAGGCCAAGCGGATGGCCCAGTTCCTGTGGACCTCGCAGTGGATCGGCAGCCCGACCGCCGGTGACGGCACGACGTACCCGGCGGGCTCTTTCCCGCGCTACAGCCCGGTTTCCGGCGTCACCGGGGCGAGTGCCCAGCAGCTCGGCTGCTGCGAGCAGCTCGACCAGGACGCCGACGCGATCCTGCTGGCCTGGCTGACCGGCCTCACCGACGCCTCGACGTACGCGAAGGTCAAGACGACGGCAGGCCACCTCGTCGCGACCGGCCCGGACACCACCGAGCGGTGGGAGGAGCAGTACGGCAAGTCGCCCTCGTCGGTGGCCGCCGAGATCGCCGGGCTGATCGCCGCGGGCGCCATCGCCCGGGCCAACGGCGACACCGCGAGCGCGACGTCGTGGGAGTCCACAGCGGACTCGTGGCGCACCTCCCTGGCCGGGTGGACGGTCACGACGTCCGGCTACTGGGGCGGGCACACCTACTACGAACGCCTCGACCGCGGCGGCAACCCCAACGACACCGCGACGATCTGCTTCGACGAAGGCTGCTTCTACGAGCACGACGTCACCGACTTCGGCTTCCTCGACCTGGTGCGGCTCGGCATCCGCCCGGCCGGCGACACGACGATCGCGAACTCGGTGGCGCCGACGGCCGCCGCGTCCGACGGCAACTCCCCGGTGCAGGTGACGCTGCCCAACGGCGACGTCTACTTCCACCGCTACCCGCACGACAACTACGGCGAGAGCACAACGAGCTGCACCGGCTGGCCCGCCGGTGGCAGCCGGCGGTTCGGGCGGCTGTGGCCGGTGCTGTCGGGGGAGCGCGGCGAGTACGAGCTGGCGAACGGCCGCTCGGCGGCGGTGTACCTGAAGTCCATGGCGGATTCGGCCAACGACGGCTACTTCGTGCCCGAGCAGGTCTGGGACCGCGCGGACGTCGGCTGCTTCGGCCTCGGCCGCCCGACGGGCAGCGCGGGCCCGCTGATGTGGGCCGAGGGCCAGTACCTGCGGCTCGCGCAGAGCATGGACGCGGGCCACGACCTCGACACGCCGTCGATCGTCAAGGCCCGCTACGGCACCTGA
- a CDS encoding NUDIX hydrolase, which produces MRVVTVAYLALAPDLPTPRAGTDAAEARWTPVRSLTGEHLAFDHDRILADGLERARAKLEYSPLATAFCPPEFTVAELRRVYELVWDTRLDPRNFHRKVTGAEGLLEPTGRTTTRDGGRPAQLYRRGKAELLYPPMLRT; this is translated from the coding sequence ATGCGCGTCGTGACGGTCGCCTACCTCGCGCTGGCCCCGGACCTGCCGACGCCGCGTGCGGGCACGGACGCGGCGGAAGCGCGCTGGACCCCGGTGCGGTCGCTCACCGGCGAGCACCTGGCGTTCGACCACGACCGCATCCTCGCCGACGGCCTCGAGCGGGCCCGGGCGAAACTGGAGTATTCCCCGTTGGCGACGGCGTTCTGCCCGCCCGAATTCACCGTCGCGGAGCTGCGGCGGGTGTACGAGCTGGTCTGGGACACGCGGCTGGACCCGCGGAACTTCCACCGGAAGGTCACGGGCGCCGAGGGGCTGCTGGAGCCGACCGGCCGCACGACCACCCGCGACGGCGGGCGGCCGGCTCAGCTGTACCGCCGGGGCAAAGCGGAGCTGCTGTACCCGCCGATGCTGCGGACGTGA
- a CDS encoding ABC transporter permease: MGRLLLMWRLAARDLRRRPGEAALFLVAVTAATAALTLGLAIGNAVTTGYQNTREATAGPDLTAITTEPDPADLARRLAAAPGVAAQSDPVFAFDATVGLHGRTAHSSIEGRDSAPSTVDRPLVTDGSWVRPGGAVIERGFADVFGVHVGDRVTIEERAYPVVGIAISAATPVYPWSDWAQGPGPSDRGGRIWLTTDDARAAAGDAEFVHLIHLKLTDPDAPVDWRDTVFAPDNRGGGWVNTHTWQTVLQTDRNMIKDTQPTLVVGGWLLAAAAIVTLAALAAVRAGRDNRRAGLLKAVGAGPRTVLLAQYLLPTVVATALGLTAGTLAAPGLANPSAGLLVGTGPPTTGTVVAVVLLAALVVLAGTLGPVLRAARTSTVHALAEPAHLATRRPRLTAHTAYLPASLLVGVRLLARRPGRAALTAIGTAAISVTVSALLAFRTSVAHGTGQADPAMAAVNTRIGQVALGVTFALTALSALNTVFVGWSSAVQARRALAVTRTLGATPGQVVMALCTAQLVPASLAVLAGIPGGTALYGFFNPKFAAPPPSSQLLAALGVLLAVGVLTALPAWAHTRRPAGRALA; this comes from the coding sequence GTGGGACGTCTGCTGCTGATGTGGCGCCTGGCCGCGCGCGACCTGCGCCGCCGCCCCGGCGAGGCCGCGCTGTTCCTGGTCGCCGTCACGGCGGCGACCGCCGCCCTGACCCTGGGCCTGGCGATCGGCAACGCCGTCACCACCGGGTACCAGAACACCCGCGAAGCCACCGCCGGGCCCGACCTCACCGCCATCACGACGGAGCCCGACCCGGCCGACCTGGCCCGGCGCCTCGCGGCCGCGCCCGGGGTGGCCGCGCAGTCCGACCCCGTCTTCGCGTTCGACGCCACCGTCGGGCTCCACGGCCGAACCGCGCACTCTTCGATCGAGGGACGGGACAGTGCTCCGTCCACTGTGGACCGGCCACTGGTGACCGACGGCTCCTGGGTGCGTCCCGGCGGCGCGGTGATCGAGCGCGGCTTCGCGGACGTGTTCGGCGTGCACGTCGGGGACCGCGTCACCATCGAGGAGCGCGCCTACCCGGTCGTCGGCATCGCGATCAGCGCCGCCACCCCGGTGTACCCGTGGAGCGACTGGGCGCAGGGGCCCGGGCCGTCCGACCGGGGCGGCCGGATCTGGCTCACCACGGACGACGCCCGGGCGGCGGCGGGCGATGCGGAATTCGTCCACCTGATCCACCTGAAGCTGACCGATCCCGACGCGCCCGTCGACTGGCGCGACACCGTGTTCGCGCCCGACAACCGGGGTGGCGGGTGGGTCAACACGCACACCTGGCAAACCGTCTTGCAGACGGACCGGAACATGATCAAGGACACCCAGCCCACCCTGGTCGTCGGCGGCTGGCTGCTCGCCGCGGCCGCGATCGTCACCCTCGCCGCGCTCGCCGCCGTCCGGGCCGGCCGCGACAACCGGCGCGCCGGGCTGCTCAAGGCCGTGGGGGCCGGTCCGCGGACCGTCCTGCTGGCGCAGTACCTGCTGCCGACCGTCGTGGCCACCGCGCTCGGCCTGACCGCCGGGACGCTGGCCGCGCCCGGACTGGCCAACCCCAGTGCCGGGCTGCTCGTCGGCACCGGCCCGCCGACCACCGGCACCGTCGTCGCCGTCGTTCTCCTCGCCGCTCTGGTCGTCCTGGCCGGGACGCTCGGGCCCGTCCTGCGCGCCGCCCGCACGAGCACCGTCCACGCCTTGGCCGAGCCGGCCCACCTGGCCACGCGCCGCCCGCGGCTGACCGCGCACACGGCGTACCTGCCGGCGTCGCTGCTGGTCGGCGTCCGGCTGCTCGCCCGCCGGCCCGGCCGCGCCGCCCTCACGGCGATCGGCACGGCCGCCATCAGCGTCACGGTCTCGGCGCTGCTCGCGTTCCGCACCTCCGTCGCCCACGGCACCGGGCAGGCCGATCCCGCCATGGCGGCGGTGAACACCCGGATCGGCCAGGTGGCGCTCGGCGTCACCTTCGCGCTGACCGCGCTTTCCGCCCTCAACACGGTGTTCGTCGGCTGGAGCAGCGCGGTCCAGGCACGGCGCGCGCTGGCCGTCACCCGCACCCTCGGCGCGACGCCGGGCCAGGTCGTCATGGCGTTGTGCACGGCCCAGCTCGTGCCCGCCTCGCTCGCGGTACTGGCCGGGATTCCGGGAGGGACCGCCTTGTACGGGTTCTTCAACCCGAAGTTCGCCGCTCCCCCGCCGTCGTCGCAACTGCTCGCCGCACTCGGCGTGCTGCTGGCCGTCGGTGTGCTGACCGCGCTGCCCGCGTGGGCCCACACCCGCCGCCCCGCCGGCCGCGCCCTCGCCTGA
- a CDS encoding ABC transporter ATP-binding protein — MTGDGRQVGSRPRRTGAGEPPPRASAEPVLRAIGLSRAYGRGESLVRAVDEVDLDVPAGQTLAVTGPSGCGKSTLLQLLGGLDRPTGGQVRLGGRRIDHLGERALAGLRRRAIGFVFQDFHLMDELSAAENVELPALLAGASPRTARERAARILDRVGLGDRARHLPSELSGGQRQRVAIARALVNEPLVVLADEPTGNLDSVATHDILRLFGELRAAGQTLVVVTHDERVAATADRVVSLRDGTLLDDTRLGATTPLGALLSWEG; from the coding sequence ATGACGGGAGACGGCCGGCAGGTCGGGAGCCGCCCGCGGCGGACGGGCGCGGGCGAACCACCACCACGAGCGAGCGCCGAACCGGTGCTGCGGGCGATCGGCCTGTCGCGGGCGTACGGCCGGGGCGAGAGCCTGGTGCGCGCCGTCGACGAGGTCGACCTCGACGTCCCCGCCGGGCAGACCCTCGCCGTGACCGGTCCGAGCGGCTGTGGCAAGTCGACGCTGCTGCAGTTGCTCGGCGGGCTCGACCGGCCCACCGGCGGCCAGGTCCGGCTCGGCGGGCGGCGCATCGACCACCTCGGCGAGCGGGCGCTGGCCGGGCTGCGCCGGCGTGCCATCGGCTTCGTCTTCCAGGACTTCCACCTGATGGACGAGCTGTCCGCGGCCGAGAACGTCGAGTTGCCCGCACTGCTCGCCGGTGCCTCACCACGCACCGCGCGCGAGCGGGCCGCGCGGATCCTCGATCGCGTGGGGCTCGGCGACCGGGCCCGGCACCTGCCCTCGGAACTGTCCGGCGGGCAGCGGCAGCGGGTCGCGATCGCCCGGGCGCTGGTCAACGAGCCCCTCGTCGTCCTCGCGGACGAGCCCACCGGGAACCTCGACAGCGTCGCGACCCACGACATCCTCCGGCTCTTCGGCGAGTTGCGCGCCGCCGGCCAGACGCTGGTCGTCGTCACGCACGACGAGCGGGTCGCCGCCACGGCCGACCGCGTCGTCTCCCTGCGCGACGGCACCCTTCTCGACGACACCCGCCTCGGCGCCACGACCCCGCTCGGCGCGCTGCTGAGCTGGGAAGGCTGA
- a CDS encoding PadR family transcriptional regulator, whose protein sequence is MQDVVLALLAKEPSHGYDLRRRLVAALGPLGETLNVGQIYVTLTRLEKAGLVVQEREDAPVRGPRRKVYALTAAGQERVVTWMAESAGPKADVTEFHLKLVAAAESGLADPLALVSARRRELVRSLADVQRAVLAEDTKSEAGLLLEGIALRCQADLRWLEACERTWSTRGKDGGNA, encoded by the coding sequence ATGCAGGACGTCGTGCTGGCGCTGCTGGCCAAGGAACCGTCGCACGGCTACGACCTGCGACGGCGGCTGGTGGCGGCGCTCGGGCCGCTGGGGGAAACGCTGAACGTGGGGCAGATCTACGTGACGCTCACCCGGCTCGAGAAGGCCGGCCTGGTCGTCCAGGAACGTGAAGACGCGCCCGTGCGCGGCCCGCGGCGCAAGGTGTACGCGCTGACCGCGGCCGGGCAGGAGCGGGTGGTCACGTGGATGGCCGAGAGCGCCGGGCCGAAGGCGGACGTGACGGAGTTCCACCTGAAGCTGGTGGCCGCGGCCGAGTCGGGGCTGGCGGATCCGCTCGCGCTCGTGAGCGCGCGGCGGCGGGAGCTGGTGCGCAGTCTCGCCGACGTCCAGCGCGCCGTTCTCGCCGAGGACACGAAGTCGGAGGCCGGGCTGCTCCTGGAGGGCATCGCCTTGCGCTGCCAGGCCGACCTGCGCTGGCTGGAGGCGTGCGAGCGGACCTGGTCCACCCGCGGGAAAGACGGAGGGAACGCATGA